The DNA sequence TGGTGGAGGCCCAGAAACAGGTACTGGGCGTGTGGGGATGTGTCTgcagtgagggagtgagtgctATCCGCTAGATACGTTTGCAGACACGCTCACTTGAAGAGCTGACATAACAACCatttatttagtgtgtgtgtgtgtgttatttgttgtCTTATTCGTTATGTGTTTGCTGCTTCTTTTTCACTGCCGGCTGTGTATCAATTTGCCCCTCAGGGTTGGTAAAgataccttgtgtgtgtgtgcgttcccagGCCCAGGGGGACACATCGAGGCCGGTGTATCTCCAAGCAGCGGAGTCTGCCTACAGGTTCTCCCTTGGCGCCATCGCTGGAGGTCAGTCCTGCTGACAGAGACACAACACCGGGCTCAGACAAGCCATCTAGCCCCCCGTCATGTGGTCtgacgcgcgcgcgcgcgcgtgtgtgtgtgtgtgtgtgtccactcagCCACGGGGGCCACGGCGGTGTACCCCATTGACCTGGTGAAGACCCGCATGCAGAACCAGAGGTCCACGGGCTCCTTCGTGGGAGAGCTCATGTACAAGAACAGCTTCGACTGCGCCAAGAAGGTGCTGCGCTACGAGGGCTTCTTCGGCTTCTACAGAGGTAGGCCCCGGACCGCGCCGGCCTCTGGCTCTtcttctgctctccctctctccaaccccgCTCCTTCATTGGTCCCCTCACTGTATATCGCTCCAGTTTGACCCTGTATCGCTTGCAACCTGGATAAATGCAAATGACTCTACCTTATGCAACCTCTAGCACATTCTCAAAAAGTTGGTCGTATGGACGAGAAATTCTTGCTCCGAATTATGCATCACAACTCTTAATTTAATCCGTAATAACGTATGGATTAAGTCTCTGATGAACTGTTTTGTTCTGATAATTCTCTGCCCCTGTGTGACTTGGTGTCCGTTGAATTCAAACGCCGCTGTCCCCCTGATTGACCCTGTCCCCCAGGTCTGGTCCCCCAGCTCATAGGCGTGGCTCCGGAGAAGGCCATCAAACTCACGGTgagccccctcacctctccctagCCTCCACTCGCCGCCCCTCCAGccgtccccccctcccgcctGTCTGATGTGAAGCCCCCCACCGCTCactgtgtgttcctgtctgcAGGTCAATGACTTTGTGAGAGACAAGTTCACCACCAAAGACGGCTCCATTCCTCTCTTCGCAGAGATTATGTCGGGAGCGTGTGTAAGTAGAGCCCACCCTGTGGGGCTTTGGGGGGCACGTCTCTTATATTCAGACTTTATTTTATCATATGATTATacataattaattattaatctgATAACCAATGACAACCGAGGTGACAAATTGCTCCCTTTGAGCCGCAGCGCGTTGTTTCCACCTGGCGGCGCTCTAAcgtcttctctctcgctctccgcaGGCCGGGGGCTCCCAGGTCATCTTCACCAACCCTCTGGAGATCGTCAAGATCCGCCTGCAGGTGGCCGGGGAGATCACCACCGGCCCCCGAGTCAGCGCCCTGAACGTGGTCCGCGACCTGGGCTTCTTCGGCCTCTACAAGGTACCTCAGGGGTTAACCGTCGCCGGCGTCCGGCCCCCACGGCCTCTCATTTCAAAAAGATTTTTTGCTTTCCCACACTCTTGATTCTACTCTTTCTTTGTGTTCGCCTGTCCAGGGAGCCAAAGCGTGTTTCCTGAGGGACATCCCCTTCTCAGCCATATATTTCCCGGTGTACGCCCACGTCAAGGCAGAGTTTGCTGATGAGCAAGGCAGGCTGGGAGCACTGCAGCTGCTCACCGCCGGCGCCATTGCAGGTAACCtcatttaaaagagaaagtaATTAAATAGATATAACAACATTATAACTTATTCAAAAATCTTATTCAAAATTGAAAGAGAATATGTATATTTGTCATTCATAAAACCACCTTGGTAATGATAATGGTATTTGTAATGCCAAGATCCAGGTTTTAGAGATTATCTAGAATGTAACTACAACACTAACCCCAACCCAAAATGCTAATGACCCCGAGAGATGTCAATCAAGGATTGACCGCCAACTGACTGCGCCGCTGACCCACGCCAGGTATTCCCGCCGCCTCGCTGGTGACCCCCGCGGACGTCATCAAGACGCGGCTGCAGGTGGCGGCGAGGGCGGGCCAGACCAGCTACACGGGCGTCATCGACTGCTTCAGGAAGATCATGCAGGAGGAGGGGTTCAGAGCCCTGTGGAAGGGAGCCGGAGGTGAGACGCGCTCCTGTGgatggtgatgggggagggggaggaggaggaggaggatgatgacctgtgtttgtgtgttctcttcCCTCCCCAGCGCGTGTGTGCCGGTCCTCCCCTCAGTTCGGTGTGACTCTGTTGACCTATGAGCTCCTGCAGAGGTGGTTCTATGTGGACTTTGGCGGACAGTAAGTGGAATCTAGAATATCGCCTCTCCAGTTCAGTCGGTCGTTTAGCATACATTTGCAGTGGGCTGATGTATCCCCCGATGTAAGGCCGCCAGCCCCCAGAATTTGACTGGGTTAGGTCCGAAGGGTTCAAACCCAGCCTGTGATGGCGGTCATGGTCATGAACCCTTTACCTCACAGCAGGATGTCACCCTAGACATTAAATGTAATTCTCTGGGAAAAACGTAttttctatctctcttcctcccccccagtcGTCCTGCCGGCTCCGAGCCCACCCCCAAGTCCCGCATCTCGGAGCTGCCCCCCATCCACGCCGAGCACGTGGGCGGCTACCGTCTGGCGGCCGCCACCTTCGCCGGCGTGGAGAACAAGTTCGGCCTCCACCTGCCCAAGTTCAAGTCCTCGGGCGTGGTCAGCATACACCAGGCGGAGCCCGCCAAGACGCCGGCCCCCTAGAGCGGGCCCCTGCAGATCACCGTCTCtcgcctcctcccccaccaccaccaccattactactactgggagagagggacacatacacacacacaaacacatacacatacacatacacatacacacatacgcacaaacacacattgtaaAGCACTCCACATGAGGAGCCATGAAACGGAAGAACAAAGATACTGGGCGGGGGTGAAGGAGCAGCAGAGGAGCTACCCCGAGGCGCGTCTTCAGTGGCTGCATGCGTCTTCTAATGCTCTCCAATTATGTGTACCCTTCCCCCCATTCCCGagcatttgtaaaaaaaaaaaaacatgaacgaAAACATTTAAACTCCAGAGAGACAAACCTTAGCAGAGCATTTGGCACTATTTGTTTTCCGTCGCTCGCTCATGAttagcttatatatatatatttgatttattttctgtcTGATGCACAGTGTGAGTAGGACTTCTCTGATTGGACAGTGagcatggagggggaggggcttcttGGAGCAGGGTGTGTTGAGAGTTGGTCTTGATTGGCCCGCGCAGTGACTGTACATATTGTAGATCTGTACAGAGATGCCACAGTGACGGATGAATAACAGTAAACTGATTCTTGACGGATTGTTTGCTTTGCCTTggcttttaaagaaaaaaaaagggcgTATGTGATGGGGTTTAGGTGATTTGGCTTCACAGTACTGGGATGCTACGGAAGAGATGTTTGGCCTTTGATCTCTGAGAATCACTCTTACTGATGTACAGATATTTTTCATTCAGTTGTTTTCttgataaacaaaaaaaataatcaccaTTCGGTAAAATATCTAATAATACCTTTAATGTATATCAATGCATTCATTGTACTGTATTTTATGGAAATAAATCGTCCATATTAATTTTATCCAAGCTgacttaatttatttaaatgacAAAGTACAAGGGGAGGAATGGGCAGTACAATATGTCTTCATAAAATGCAGAGATTGGTCTTCGATtacattgttgtttctttcataCTGATTGTTATTTGAAAATGCGGATATGATAACATCGTGAGCTCACTttcaaatgtacaatttcaaaaTCATTTTGGGCTGGGTTGAATAATCCAGACTGCATTTTGTAAAGAGTAGTAAGAGAAATACATCATATTTCATCAGTCTTAATAGGCTCCCTAAAAGGGGACAGGCCAGGAAAGGGTTACCTAGTATTCAATACACTGAAAACACCGTAAGACTTTGGTACAGGAATAAAATCTTAACCTAGGTAGTGTCAACAAATTCAAGGAAATGTAaggacatgttttttttctttccgccAAGTAACTAAACTACTGGCTGTAGAGTGCTAAGATCAGAAACAAACCACTTTAGTCTAAGACAGCTCAAAGCAACAGGCTGTGCGACAGTACAagagatgataataataataataaacacaaaaggcagaataaatattaaatatacagaTGAAACTCAAAAGATAACGCAGGCCAGAGTGAGTGTCAATTAATTAAAATCCTTTTCAAAGGGGCGATGGAAAGGTTGTACAGCAGAGATATGTTAGCTAGTGTAGTGTACATATTCTCCGTGCTGTGAACACGCACGCAAATCCTCAGCCAAGTGTAGCGTAGACCTACAGCGAAATAGTAAAACATGTAAAAACACTCAAATGGTAATAAAAAGGTGCAAGTACAAAGGTTttgcatattttaaaaaaagagCTTGACGGTTGAGGTTTTTAAAGAGAGTGCATGGTCTCCAAACTGAAATCCTGAGGACGCCGGCATAGAGCTAGAATAGACAGAACAGACTCGATCTTTACACTTACGCTGAACTATTGGACACAGGCACTACTCGGGCGATGAGCCTTCGAATCAACTGCCATTTCTCATTCCAAATGAAACCCATAACACAGTGCTCCCTGCAGCTACACACATCCACGACCCCTCTAACGCATCTCTAACCGGTCCATCTACCCAAAAGACAACAGAAATGGACAATCTACAACCGATTTCTGCTCTAAGCTGTCTGTTCTGGTCGTTCTAGCTCTGTAGCGCCCTCGTCTGGGGTCAGTCGGCCGTCAGATGGGTTAGTGTTTAAGTCAGTGGTGAGGATGAAGctggaagcgagagagagaccggagcGCTGGCCAGCGGTAAGCGGGGCAGCGGtgctgggcctggggggggggggggcgtgggggcgtGGGGGGCGTGCGGGGCGCCGCGCCGTCCCGGCCTTCAGGCGGccagctcctccgcctcctcgcgGTTCTCGTTGATCTCGGCCAGCGTCCGCACGAAGCGGGTCCACTCGTCCGCCTTGGGGACGCAGATTTGCTAAAAGGAAACGACACAACACAAGCGTCACCGAGGGAAGGGTGGGGGCAGTGGAGCGGTCCAGAAGGGAGGCGACGTCCTGCCTGGCAACCAGAATCCAAACCATGGGGACGGTTGAATATTGAAGACCTATGGTAATTAGTTTGTTGACTACCGGTAATTACCAATAGTATTACTGGTAAATGAGAACGGCGTGTCAAAGACACAATGTTTGTAATATCaagataataatacaattagaGCTAATAGTACAATTTGTTGTGTACAAGATGTGCACAGAGTGATGAATAGCCTCGTCTCAGTGCAGGGTGGAGCACAAATGACACCGGCAGGGAGAACTCACCTCTCCCACGTCGTAGACCTGCACCTGTCCGTCAGAGTCCCCGGTGGCAATCTCTCGCCCAGAGTGGGACCACCGCACGCGGTTCAGAGCCGGagccccctccacacacacgctggcAGTGGGGACCTTAACCCACCCGCAGACAAAACCCCCCGTTAGCAGTCAGAAGCACTGGTCCAATAGAAGGCTACTTGTTCATTGAACAGATGCTGCCTGATGCTGAAATGACTGATAAGTCAGAGTAATGTAATGAAGGTGCGGGCGGAGCATAGGGCCAATGGTGGATGCTCACAGTTGTGCTGTGGTCATGGGGTGTCGAACCCaaaacctttcagctgggagtcaaacaccctaatcACTAGACTATCACGGCCCGAAAAAGCGAACCTCTTAGGTTTAAGAAAAGCTCTCTTCTACATTTCAATAATTGAGTGACCGCCATGAGCTTCGTGTATTTTTAATGCGCGCTAATGATTTGTAGAGTTGTGAATGGGTGTGTGAGGTGCACCTCGGTGTCGTTGTTGAGGTTCCAGAGGTCCAGGCGCCCGGCCAGGTCCACGCAGGCGAACAGggcggggtgggtgggggaccACATCACGTCGTACACGTAGTCGCAGCTGTCCTCAAACGAGTACAGCGGACGGGTGCTCTGCAGGGACGGGACGCATCAGCCGCAATGAGGACAAAATAACTCCCGTAACCTCCTAAGAATTATTCGGATTGCTCATGTTTATTTCCACCCCTGTACACTGCGTGTCATAACCTCAGAAATTGAACATAcgtaatgtgtttttaacctgtAAATGTTCATTCTAACTCAAGAAAAACAGACTGCTTAAAGTGTGTTTCTCTCCTCAAGAGCTCTCCATCTTATAAGCAGCTGTCCTTGTTCGgaccccatttctctctctatgttgtAGTGAAGAGAAAGAAGCCTGTGTGCGGGTCTGTCTCtagctcccctctctcctcgtctTGCACCAGAGGGCACCATCTTACTGAGAGTCCCCAGAGACACAGAGCATCACCAGTGGCCCAACCGGCTTTCAAACCAGGCCACAAGCTTCCCCTTCAGAGACACACTCTGTGCAAACTTCAGAGTGTGCAcagagtgtgcctgtgtgtgtgtgtgtgtgtgtgtgtgtgtgtgtgtgtgtgtgtgtgtgtgtgtgtgtgtgtgtgtgtgtgtgtgtgtgtgtgtgtgtgtgtgtgtgtgtgtgtgtgtgtgtgtgtgtgtgtgtgtgcctgtgtgtatgtgtgcgtgtgcctgcagGCGTGTGTGCATAGGTGGGTgtatgcgtgcttgtgtgtgtgtgtgtgtgtgtgtgtgtgtgtgtgtgtgtgtgtgtgtgtgtgtgtgtgtgtgtgtgtgtgtgtgtgtgtgtgcgtgtgcatgcgtgtgcctgtgtgtgtgtgtgtgtgtgctaccttGGTGCTCCAGAGCTTGACGGTCCAgtcgaaggaggaggagataaagaGGTGGGAGAAGTCCACGGCCCCCGCCGCGCTGTGGCAGCTCAGCCCGGTCACGGGGCCGTGGTGGCCCTCGAACACGTCCGTGATGCCCGCCTTACTGCAGCGCACACGCATCACACACCCCGCACACAGACCGTAACAATGTTTCATGAGCAAATCTGCTAAACTACATTTTCAACCCTTAAAAGCTACAGGCAAACATTGTTGCATTAAAAACATCAAACTCATGTCATCAACCGTGAACAAAATGTTGTAATAATGCTAGAACAATAACGATAATGAGTGGGTATACTTGTGACTGGAACGTCTCTAGTTAAATCCCTTGCTCCTCCTACTGTTGAGGTGCCCCTGGATAAGACTCCTAACCTAACTCCTCCTGGTGAGCTGGCTGTCCCCTTGCATGGTTCACACCGCTGTtggtgtgtgaaagtgtttAAGAATGAAAGTCGCTTTGCACAAAAACTAgggctaaatgccctaaatataatataataaattgaACCTTTGACAGAGAGTTGAATAATACCAGCATCGAGCTAATAGCAACTGTCATTGTCACCGTCAGTACCAGCTCATAGTATAATTGACTCTTTAATCTCCCTATGCCATTCATCTGTTGGCGCTAATATCGGCGGTAGTGCCCACCCACCTCCCGTGGCGGCAGGCGGTGTACACCGATCCGTCCTCGCTGCCCACCACAAAGTTGTTGACGTCGGCGAGGGGGAAGGCCATGGAGGTGACGGCCACCGCCTTGCTCTGCTTGAACATGAGCTCCAGGCTGTCCTGCAGGGGGCACACAGAGACCACAGGGGGTcaggcccccacacacacacactcacacctggcataGAGCTGGAGCCCCCATAAGGCTAGAGGGCCTTAAGCTTGGATACAGTAGCTTCTATGCACTAGCTCTTGATCGCCACTACATAATATGGGTCAGTTATAACGTAGATTATTTAAGGGTA is a window from the Gadus chalcogrammus isolate NIFS_2021 chromosome 8, NIFS_Gcha_1.0, whole genome shotgun sequence genome containing:
- the slc25a12 gene encoding calcium-binding mitochondrial carrier protein Aralar1, whose protein sequence is MAVKIQSTKRADPSELKAIFQKYASVADKDGEKLMTPGDFVQKYLGLHTQIHHNPKTVQLIAGVADTTKDGLISFQEFLAFESVLCVPDALFIVAFQLFDKTGTGDISFENVRDIFGQTTVHHHIPFNWDCEFIRLHFGHDRKKRLSYLEFTQFLQELQLEHARQAFAQKDNGKSGAISAMDFSDIMATIRHHMLTPFVEENLVSAAGGNTSHMVSFSYFNAFNSLLNNMELIRKIYSTLAGTRKDTLVTKEEFVHAANRFGQVTPMEIDILYQLSGLHSASGRLNLADIERIAPLEEGSLPYHLVEAQKQAQGDTSRPVYLQAAESAYRFSLGAIAGATGATAVYPIDLVKTRMQNQRSTGSFVGELMYKNSFDCAKKVLRYEGFFGFYRGLVPQLIGVAPEKAIKLTVNDFVRDKFTTKDGSIPLFAEIMSGACAGGSQVIFTNPLEIVKIRLQVAGEITTGPRVSALNVVRDLGFFGLYKGAKACFLRDIPFSAIYFPVYAHVKAEFADEQGRLGALQLLTAGAIAGIPAASLVTPADVIKTRLQVAARAGQTSYTGVIDCFRKIMQEEGFRALWKGAGARVCRSSPQFGVTLLTYELLQRWFYVDFGGHRPAGSEPTPKSRISELPPIHAEHVGGYRLAAATFAGVENKFGLHLPKFKSSGVVSIHQAEPAKTPAP